A part of Periophthalmus magnuspinnatus isolate fPerMag1 chromosome 14, fPerMag1.2.pri, whole genome shotgun sequence genomic DNA contains:
- the LOC117381174 gene encoding histone H2B 1/2-like, protein MPDPAKTAPKKGSKKAVTKTAGKGGKKKRKTRKESYAIYVYKVLKQVHPDTGISSKAMSIMNSFVNDIFERIGGEASRLAHYNKRSTITSREIQTAVRLLLPGELAKHAVSEGTKAVTKYTSSK, encoded by the coding sequence atgccCGATCCAGCAAAGACCGCGCCCAAGAAGGGCTCCAAGAAAGCCGTGACCAAGACCGCCGGGAAAGGCggcaagaagaagagaaagaccaGGAAGGAGAGCTACGCCATCTACGTGTACAAGGTGCTGAAGCAGGTCCACCCCGACACCGGTATCTCCTCCAAGGCCATGAGCATCATGAACTCTTTCGTCAACGACATCTTCGAGAGAATCGGTGGAGAGGCCTCCCGCCTGGCGCACTACAACAAGCGCTCCACCATCACCTCCAGGGAGATCCAGACCGCTGTGCGCCTCCTGCTGCCCGGAGAGCTGGCTAAACACGCCGTGTCTGAGGGCACCAAGGCCGTTACAAAGTACACCAGCTCCAAGTAA
- the LOC117381176 gene encoding histone H4 has product MSGRGKGGKGLGKGGAKRHRKVLRDNIQGITKPAIRRLARRGGVKRISGLIYEETRGVLKVFLENVIRDAVTYTEHAKRKTVTAMDVVYALKRQGRTLYGFGG; this is encoded by the coding sequence ATGAGCGGCAGAGGAAAAGGAGGTAAAGGGCTCGGGAAAGGAGGCGCCAAGCGTCACCGTAAGGTTCTCCGTGATAACATCCAGGGTATTACCAAACCCGCTATCCGCCGTCTGGCTCGCCGCGGCGGTGTGAAGCGTATCTCCGGTCTGATCTACGAGGAGACCCGCGGTGTTCTCAAGGTTTTCCTGGAGAACGTGATTCGTGACGCCGTCACCTACACCGAGCATGCAAAGAGAAAGACTGTGACCGCCATGGACGTGGTGTACGCCCTGAAGAGACAGGGCCGCACTCTGTACGGCTTCGGAGGTTAA